Within the Legionella pneumophila subsp. pneumophila str. Philadelphia 1 genome, the region TTTTTTCATAAAGAACAGTGATTTTGATTTTGCCTTTATTGATATAGATTTCTTCACCAATTTTGCGGTCTAGGATCAGCATGATTTTTTCTCCTTAACTGAGGGACTGGTTAGCTTTTCCATCATCTCTTTGATGTGGGATTTAACGATTTGTGGGTCGGTTCTTTTATGGTTTTCGGGTTTAGCCCGCAGAGCTTCTTCTCTTGCCTTAATACTTTTTTGAATGCTGATGCAAAGTTCTACAAAGACAGGAATAACGGGAGGGCGTTGTTGCGTTCTTTTTATTTTTTCCACCGCAAAGGTTAAGACCTGGCTATCAAATTCTTTGATGCTGTCAGCCCATTCCAGCTTGGCAGCTTCAAGGGCTTTTTCATTGTTATAGGCAGAAAGCCATAAGGCACCATAAATGGCATTAAATCTTAAGAACAAAGTATCAACCCGTTTGTCATACGCTTCTTGTTGAATTGAAGTGGAGGACGTTGTTTCCTGTTTGGGGTTTATCTTCAAAGTTGATGCTGAAGCTGGATTCTTTGCAGGATTCAGCGAGAATATCTGCGGCTGATTTTTTTCTATAACTTGTTTGAATGTTTGCATGGCCTTGCTCCTGTTTTCTTATGGGTAAAAGTTCATCATTCCAGCATTGTTGGGCTAGCCAATTGGCTGGAAACTTCCATTTAGGAACCCACTCGCCACAGAGCTCCATGTCTAAACGGTTTTCAATTTGTTCTTGCAGAGCATCCATCATCTGTCTAAACAGCGTTTCATCGGGCTTGAGTTTATAAAACTCCTGGAATGCCCTGGTCTCATCTTGCTTCTGTGGATAAAGTTCCCAAAATTTTTGAAATTGGGCGCGCACATACACACACAAATTTTCTGAGTTATGAGGTGTGTCGGGTTTTGTGTTTTCAACTGTGTTGGATTTTTTAGAAAAATCATCGTAACTTGATGATTTGTAATTCTTTTTGATGTTCGGGTTTGTGTCGGGTTGCTGTGTCGGGTTTGTGTCGGGTTTATTTTGGACAGAAATATCCGTATCAGCTAAAAGGCATTTTACAATCAGGTTCATGCCTATGGACTCAATCTTGATTAAACCAGCTCTCTCCAGCGCATAGATGATTCTTCGCAATTGTTGACGACTAGGACTACCGGATTGTTGAAAGCCTTGATGAGGCTCAATATATAAAGCCTCAGCGAGTTGCTGATAACTGATTTTTCGTTTAACCCCAACCAGAAAGGTTTCCCTATCCATATAAGGTCGAATCCCCAGCAAGTAGGTCGATTGCTGGATATAAGGCAATCCCATCAGTGCGGATAATTCGTTAGTAGTAACAAACAAAAATCCCATTTTCTTATTCATCCATCTAAAAACACTGTTCCAAATTCAGTGTTTGCAATATCAAATAATTTCATTTAGTATCAATCAATAACACGAAACGTGTTGTTGATAACCCATTGTAAATAAGCACTTTTTAGTGTCAATGGGCTATTTCCGTTTGATATCAAATGAACCTAAATGAACATGAAAAAAATTATAGGTAGTAGGATTACGCAGGCTAGAAAAGCAAATGGGTTGACGATTAAGATATTGGCAGAGAGAACAGGATTTGGCGCTGCCAGGATTGGGAATTGGGAGCAGGGTACGAGAAGCCCAGGACCTGAAGAGGCTTTAGTTCTATCCAAAGAGTTGGTTGTTGCTGCTTCTTGGTTGCTTGGTATTTCTAATGACCCACATGGAGAGTGGATGGATCATGTTATATTTGAATATTAAGATCACTTTTAATGCAATCTGAGTTTGGCAAAGTTGAAGGCAATCAACGACGTCTTCTAGATATTGGCGATAGCCATTCGGGGTGGTGTCTCAATCAAACCGTAGCGTTCATACAGACGAATGGCAAACAGGATAAATCCATTATGCTAGGCCTAGCCCCTGTGAGTTCACAATCCAGAGAGTGATGGCAAATTTCTTCACAATATTTTCATCTCCAAGAAAACCAATAGGTTTTAAAATAATTTCTTATAGTTATATTCTGTATGCAACTTATTTTGATCAGTAAATAGAATGATATCATGATTGTCTTTTTAAGATAGGCATTAAATATAAGTAGAGGTATCCTAAATATTTGTTTGGTGACTTCATTCTCTGGGTTATTGAGAAGTTACAATTTAAACATGTAAAAACACCTAAATAAAGTTAAACTAAAAAAGTATATTTGCAAGTTAAGGGTAAGTTAAGGGATGCGTATTTATTTTTATTTAGTTATTGCATGGATGAACCTCATGACTCATGAAGCTATGGCATCATCCTCATTTACTTTCAAAGATGCTTTGGCAATTGCATATCGGAATAATCCGGAATTACAAGCTGAAATAGATAAAGCTCAGGCCATGCGTGGGTATTTTATACAAAGCGGGCTTTACCCTAATCCACAACTTACCTTAACTGCCGAGAATTTTGGCGGATCTGGAAGTTATTCCAGTTACGAATCTGCTGAAACTACCGCATCAGTGACACAGCCCATTCCTTTAGGTAATCGTTTATCTTATTTGAAAAAAGCCAGCTATGCAGATTATTTAGCCTCATTAGCACAAATTCAAGTCCAAAAAGCAGCGATTTATATGGCTGTTGGTGGCGCATATGTCGATGCATTGTATGCCGGACAATGGCACCAGGTAACTAAAAAGCTTGTTTCACTCAATGAGGGTATCGTTAAAGCAATTGAGCGGCGTGTTAAAGCGGGTGCGGGAGCTGAATTGGATTTACGTTTAGCTCAAATTCGATTGGGTGAATCGCACATTCAAGAAAAAAAAGCGGCACGTGATGCACTGTCACAACGTGCTAAATTGGCTCGTTTATTAGGTATCGGATTAAGGGTGGATCAACCATTAGTAGATAAAGGGCTACCTGATGTTACATTAAATTGGTCAGTGCTTTTAAAAACATTACCTCAAAGCCCGCAATTGATACAAATGCAACAACAACTAAAAGCCAAACGAGCAACCATTACAGCAGTTAAAAAATCCGTTTGGCCGGATTTAAACATTCAATTAGGCGCTCGCCATTTTTCTGATGATGGAAGCAATGCTGCAGTGATGTCGGCTTATGCACAAGTTCCTGTTTTTGATCGCAATCAAGGAAAAATAATGACAGCGGAAGCGCAATTCACGCAAACTGCGCATGAATACCAGGGAACAAAGCTCGATATACGTCAAACAGCATATACTGTATTTTTACAAGCCCAACAAAGTCATTATGAAGCAGAATTAGTAACCAGTACTTTGTTACCACTTGCTCGTAAATCAATAAAACTCGCTCAAGATGGCTATCAAATGGGACGCTATACCTACATTGAATTATCTACAGCCTTAAATGCTTTGTATGAAGAGGAACGACACTATCAACAGGCACATGCAGATTATCATAAAACATTAATTCAACTTACAGGGCTTTTAGGTCTTCATCCTACCAAGGAGAGTAAATGAATCTATTAAAACCAATCGGTTTATCCCTAAAACTTGCTGTGTTCCTGTTAGGAATGAGCTCTTTTTCGCTTTGGGCGGAAGAAACAACTCATGCTACAGAAGAAAATAATCATCAAGAGACCATGGAAAAAGGACCTCATGGAGGCCGTTTGTTTAAAGATGGCGATTTGGCCTTAGAGTTTTTAATTTTTGAGCGTGGTATGCCACCTCACTTTAGAGCTTATCTTTATAAAAATGGGGAAATGATTTTGCCCCAAAAGGCAGAATTAATCGTAAATCTCACTCGATTTGGTGGAAAAAAAGAGCAGATTACTTTTATTCCTGTGGAAAATTTTTTGCAAAGCAACCAGATCATTGAAGAACCTCATTCTTTTGATGTAACAATTCAATTAAATAGTTTTGGAAAGCCATTGAGTTGGCATTACTCTACGTATGAAGGTCGAGTAAAAATTGCTCCTGCTGTTCTTAAAGCAGCGGGGATAGAAACAGCAGTTGCCCAAGAACAAACGATAAAAACGCAATTAAATGCTGTAGGCAAAATCGTCACCAATCGTGATACTTCAGCACCTATTTATGCACGTTATTCGGGAATTATTAAAGTAATGAATAAAAATTTAGGCGATGAAGTGACAAAAGGGGATGTGTTGGCAACGATTGAAAGTAATGAGAGTTTGCAAAATTACGAAATAAGATCTCCCATAACGGGAACGATAGTACAAAAATATGCCACCAATGGTGAGTTTGCTCAAAACACCAAACCTATTTTTGAGGTAGCCAATTTAGTTACTGTTTGGGCTGATTTTACCTTATATCGCAAGGATGCACCTTTAGTAAAGCCGGGTATGGAAGTCATTGTGACTGGGGATGAAGGAAAGCCCAAATCAGTAAGTACCATTAGCTACATTTCACCTTTAGGGGTTGAGGACAGTCAAACCACACTGGCACGTGCTGTTCTTAATAATGACACTCGCATCTGGCTTCCTGGTATGTATGTGAATGGTGCCATCGTGATTAAAGAGAAAATAGCCCCAGTTGCAGTACTTCTTTCGGCACTCCAACAAATGGGTGAACAAGACGTGGTTTTTGTTCAGCAAGGCGATTATTTTGAAGCCACTCCAGTTAATCTGGGTGAAAAAGACGAGCAATGGGCAGAAGTGATTTCGGGATTGGATGCGGGGCAGCGCTATGTGAGCAAAAACAGTTTTTATATCAAAGCAGAAATAGGCAAAGAAGGCGCAAGCCATGACCACTAAGGAATAGTGATGCTTGAAAAAATCATACGTTTTTCTTTAAAACACCGTTGGTTTGTTCTTTTGTTTACATTTATTATCGCAGTGCTTGGTGTTTACAATTTTCAACGCCTTCCCATTGATGCAGTCCCTGATATCACCAATGTGCAAGTACAAATCAACACACAAGCCTCAGGTTACTCGCCTTTTGAGGTGGAGCAACGTATTACGTTTCCTATTGAATTGGCCATGAGTGGTCTGCCTAATCTTGACTATACCCGTTCTTTATCGCGCTATGGCCTATCGCAAGTGACTGTGGTTTTTAAAGATGGAACGAATATTTATTTTGCACGACAGCTTATTAACGAACGCTTACAGGAAGTCAAAGATAAATTACCACCAGAAGCAGAAACAACATTAGGTCCTATTTCAACAGGACTTGGTGAGATTTTTATGTATACCGTGACTAACAAATCAAACCTACCTAAAAGCCAACGCTACAACCCAATGGAGTTACGCACTATTCAAGATTGGATAATTAAACCCCAATTACGCAATGTAGAAGGGGTGGCAGAAGTTAATACCATTGGTGGATATGAAAAACAATTTCATATTACCCCCGATCCAACCAAATTGGTGCGTTATGGTCTGAGCTTAAATAATGTTGTTGAAGCACTTGAACGCAATAATGCCAATGTTGGAGCAGGTTATATTGAACGAAATGGCGAGCAAAATCTTATTCGTGTACCAGGTCAAGTAAAGAATATCGCCGACATAGAAAATATTGTGGTGGCAAACTTTGAGGGAACTCCTGTTCGAATTCGTGATGTAGCAGAGGTGGCTCTTGGCAAGGAGCTAAGAACGGGTGCTGCAACGGAAAATGGTGATGAGGTCGTTTTAGGAACGGTGTTTATGCTAATGGGCGAAAATAGTCGTACCGTGTCTCAACGCGTTGCTGCAAAAATGAAGGAAATTAATAAATCATTACCCGAGGGAGTCGAAGCGGTCACGGTGTATAACCGGACATT harbors:
- a CDS encoding helix-turn-helix domain-containing protein translates to MNMKKIIGSRITQARKANGLTIKILAERTGFGAARIGNWEQGTRSPGPEEALVLSKELVVAASWLLGISNDPHGEWMDHVIFEY
- a CDS encoding efflux RND transporter periplasmic adaptor subunit, producing the protein MNLLKPIGLSLKLAVFLLGMSSFSLWAEETTHATEENNHQETMEKGPHGGRLFKDGDLALEFLIFERGMPPHFRAYLYKNGEMILPQKAELIVNLTRFGGKKEQITFIPVENFLQSNQIIEEPHSFDVTIQLNSFGKPLSWHYSTYEGRVKIAPAVLKAAGIETAVAQEQTIKTQLNAVGKIVTNRDTSAPIYARYSGIIKVMNKNLGDEVTKGDVLATIESNESLQNYEIRSPITGTIVQKYATNGEFAQNTKPIFEVANLVTVWADFTLYRKDAPLVKPGMEVIVTGDEGKPKSVSTISYISPLGVEDSQTTLARAVLNNDTRIWLPGMYVNGAIVIKEKIAPVAVLLSALQQMGEQDVVFVQQGDYFEATPVNLGEKDEQWAEVISGLDAGQRYVSKNSFYIKAEIGKEGASHDH
- a CDS encoding TolC family protein translates to MRIYFYLVIAWMNLMTHEAMASSSFTFKDALAIAYRNNPELQAEIDKAQAMRGYFIQSGLYPNPQLTLTAENFGGSGSYSSYESAETTASVTQPIPLGNRLSYLKKASYADYLASLAQIQVQKAAIYMAVGGAYVDALYAGQWHQVTKKLVSLNEGIVKAIERRVKAGAGAELDLRLAQIRLGESHIQEKKAARDALSQRAKLARLLGIGLRVDQPLVDKGLPDVTLNWSVLLKTLPQSPQLIQMQQQLKAKRATITAVKKSVWPDLNIQLGARHFSDDGSNAAVMSAYAQVPVFDRNQGKIMTAEAQFTQTAHEYQGTKLDIRQTAYTVFLQAQQSHYEAELVTSTLLPLARKSIKLAQDGYQMGRYTYIELSTALNALYEEERHYQQAHADYHKTLIQLTGLLGLHPTKESK